Proteins encoded together in one Bradyrhizobium sp. CB82 window:
- a CDS encoding helix-turn-helix domain-containing protein: MKSSLVAIEPNVHFCKECSIREFSVCASLDAAELREFEHLGRRVHFTAGETVFSEEDITTSFYNLLEGVMRLYKLLPDGRRQIVGFALPGDFLGMNVSGRHNFSADAIGVVTVCQFAKAAFSRFIEERPHLLRRINELAVRELSQARDHMVLLGRRSAEEKVATFLLGWRERLIPLDGPSNTVPLPMSRQDIADYLGLTIETVSRTFTRLERVGVIEIIHGGISLLDPARAEALAAA, encoded by the coding sequence TTCCCTGGTTGCAATCGAACCGAATGTGCATTTCTGCAAGGAGTGTTCGATACGTGAGTTCAGCGTGTGCGCTTCGCTCGATGCGGCTGAGCTCAGGGAGTTCGAGCATTTGGGACGCCGGGTGCATTTTACCGCCGGCGAGACGGTGTTTTCCGAAGAGGACATCACGACATCCTTCTACAATCTTCTGGAAGGTGTGATGAGGCTCTACAAGCTGTTGCCGGATGGGCGACGGCAGATCGTCGGTTTCGCGCTGCCGGGCGACTTCCTTGGAATGAATGTCTCCGGTCGCCACAATTTTTCCGCCGATGCGATCGGCGTCGTGACGGTCTGCCAGTTCGCCAAGGCCGCATTCAGCCGCTTCATCGAGGAGAGGCCGCATCTCCTGCGCCGCATCAACGAACTCGCCGTGCGCGAATTGAGCCAGGCCCGCGACCACATGGTTCTGCTTGGACGCCGTTCGGCAGAGGAGAAGGTTGCAACCTTTCTCCTCGGCTGGCGCGAGCGCCTGATACCGCTCGACGGGCCGTCGAACACCGTGCCGCTGCCGATGAGCCGTCAGGATATCGCCGACTATCTCGGGCTGACCATCGAAACGGTCAGCCGCACCTTCACCAGGCTCGAGCGCGTTGGTGTCATCGAGATCATCCATGGCGGTATCAGCCTGCTCGACCCGGCGCGCGCCGAGGCCCTGGCGGCGGCCTGA
- a CDS encoding Crp/Fnr family transcriptional regulator: MPQDKTSDPRQSSGNKLSVLRKHPIFADLKPEALDQLCRYAKHTTVKRGATIAAKGDPGNNLFAVISGTVKISSSSPDGRNAILNLIGPGEIFGEIAVLDGAPRSADATANTNCELYIIDRRDFLPFVKSQPELAMKFIELLCGRLRWTSQQVEQVILQNLPGRLASALLGLTEERKLDSGSGTLAITQQEISEMVGMTRESINKQLRAWAARSWVRLEHGAIVVLDVDALRELSESGLEGER; encoded by the coding sequence GTGCCTCAGGACAAGACCAGCGATCCCCGGCAGTCGTCGGGCAACAAGCTATCGGTGCTGCGCAAGCATCCGATCTTCGCTGATCTGAAGCCGGAGGCGCTCGATCAGCTCTGCCGCTATGCCAAGCACACGACGGTCAAGCGCGGCGCGACGATCGCCGCGAAGGGCGATCCCGGCAACAACCTGTTCGCGGTCATTTCCGGCACGGTGAAAATTTCCTCTTCTTCGCCAGATGGCCGCAACGCCATCCTCAATTTGATCGGTCCTGGAGAGATTTTTGGCGAGATCGCGGTGCTCGATGGTGCACCACGATCGGCAGACGCGACCGCCAACACCAATTGCGAGCTCTACATCATCGATCGTCGGGACTTCCTCCCGTTCGTGAAGAGCCAGCCGGAATTGGCAATGAAGTTCATTGAATTGCTCTGCGGCCGGCTGCGCTGGACCAGTCAGCAGGTCGAGCAGGTGATCTTGCAGAACCTGCCGGGACGGCTCGCCAGTGCACTGCTTGGCCTGACCGAGGAGCGCAAGCTCGACTCCGGCAGCGGAACCCTCGCGATCACCCAGCAGGAGATCAGCGAGATGGTCGGCATGACCCGCGAGAGCATCAACAAGCAGTTGCGGGCCTGGGCCGCGCGGAGTTGGGTTCGCCTCGAGCATGGCGCCATCGTCGTGCTCGACGTCGACGCGCTGCGCGAGCTCTCCGAAAGCGGTCTCGAAGGCGAGCGCTAG
- a CDS encoding TRAP transporter substrate-binding protein, with protein sequence MKTLTGIIVAAALAVSAPLATARDFRSADVHPADYPTVEAVKFMGKQLATASGGKLGVKVFPNGALGSEKDTIEQLKIGALDMMRINASPLNNFVPETVTLCLPFIFRDTQHMRTVLDGPIGDEILAAMEPAGLIGLAYYDSGARSIYTVKAPVKSLADLKGLKIRVQQSDLWVGMIQSLGANPTPMPYGEVYTALKTGLVDAAENNWPSYESSRHFEAAKFYNVTEHSLAPEVLVMSKKVWDTLSKEDQAMIRKAAKESVPVMRKLWDEREQASRKTVEAAGVQVVPIANKQEFVDAMKPVYTKFAGDEKLQSLVKRIQDTK encoded by the coding sequence ATGAAGACACTGACCGGCATCATCGTAGCCGCCGCGCTGGCGGTCTCGGCGCCCCTGGCGACCGCACGCGACTTCCGCTCCGCCGACGTGCACCCCGCCGATTATCCGACCGTCGAGGCCGTCAAGTTCATGGGCAAACAGCTCGCGACGGCGAGCGGCGGCAAGCTTGGTGTGAAGGTGTTTCCCAATGGAGCCCTGGGCTCCGAGAAGGACACCATCGAGCAACTCAAGATCGGTGCACTCGACATGATGCGGATCAACGCATCGCCGTTGAACAACTTCGTGCCGGAAACCGTCACGTTGTGCCTGCCGTTCATCTTCCGGGACACGCAGCATATGCGCACGGTCCTCGACGGGCCGATCGGCGATGAGATCCTGGCGGCCATGGAGCCTGCAGGATTGATTGGCCTTGCCTATTACGACAGCGGCGCGCGGTCCATTTACACTGTCAAGGCGCCGGTCAAGTCGCTCGCGGATCTCAAGGGCTTGAAGATACGCGTCCAGCAATCCGACCTGTGGGTCGGCATGATCCAGAGCCTCGGGGCCAACCCGACGCCGATGCCGTATGGAGAGGTCTATACCGCTCTCAAGACCGGTCTGGTTGACGCTGCCGAGAACAACTGGCCCTCCTACGAGTCGTCGCGCCATTTCGAGGCAGCCAAGTTCTACAACGTCACTGAGCACTCCCTGGCGCCCGAAGTTCTCGTGATGTCCAAGAAGGTCTGGGACACGCTGAGCAAGGAGGATCAGGCGATGATCCGCAAGGCGGCCAAGGAATCGGTGCCGGTGATGCGCAAGCTCTGGGACGAGCGCGAGCAGGCGTCCCGCAAGACCGTTGAGGCGGCAGGCGTCCAGGTCGTTCCGATCGCCAACAAGCAGGAATTCGTCGATGCGATGAAGCCGGTGTACACGAAGTTCGCCGGTGACGAAAAGCTGCAGAGCCTCGTCAAGCGTATCCAGGACACGAAGTAA
- a CDS encoding TRAP transporter small permease, translating into MSDPHAASHEPEAAAARRSTGLLSRINATVARVGMYLSVSGLLVIVTIVFYQVFGRYVLNSSPTWTENLALVLILYVTLIGAAVGVRDAGHIGMDSLLVMLPDRLREKIELVIHVLVALFGIAMVYNGWILGASVGTVKIPNLGLPEVVRYVPLIASGVLIVSFSIEHIIALLRGEEVVPSWN; encoded by the coding sequence ATGTCAGACCCACACGCCGCAAGCCACGAGCCGGAGGCCGCCGCGGCACGCCGGTCCACCGGCTTGCTGTCGCGGATCAATGCCACCGTCGCCCGCGTGGGCATGTATCTGTCCGTGAGCGGCCTGCTCGTCATCGTCACCATCGTGTTCTACCAGGTGTTCGGACGTTACGTGCTCAATTCCAGTCCAACCTGGACGGAGAACTTGGCGCTGGTTCTGATCCTGTACGTCACGCTGATCGGCGCCGCCGTCGGCGTGCGCGATGCGGGACACATCGGCATGGACAGCCTGCTGGTGATGCTTCCGGATCGTTTGCGAGAGAAAATCGAGCTTGTGATCCACGTACTGGTGGCCTTGTTCGGCATTGCGATGGTCTACAACGGCTGGATCCTCGGGGCGTCGGTCGGAACGGTGAAGATCCCCAATCTCGGCCTGCCTGAGGTCGTCCGCTACGTGCCGCTGATCGCCTCGGGCGTTTTGATCGTCTCCTTTTCAATCGAGCACATCATTGCTCTCCTGCGCGGCGAAGAGGTCGTCCCCTCATGGAACTGA
- a CDS encoding TRAP transporter large permease — MELIILGATFFGFLILGVPVAFAIGLSAICTILYEGLPVAVIFQQMMSGMNIFSFLAIPFFVFSGELMLHGGVADKIVKLAKNLVGHIRGGLGMSNVVACTLFGGVSGSPVADVSAMGAVMIPMMKKEGFDTDYAVNVTTHASLVGALMPTSHNMIIYALAAGGKVSIGALIAAGILPALVLMVCMLVAAYAVAVKRGYPAGKFPGWAEVFRSLAAALPGLLIVGIILAGILSGVFTATESAAVAVTYTILLTFLIYRTMTLQNFLRAAAKAVKTTGVVLLLIGVSTMFQYLMGLYEVADLAGDMMNKVSSEPWMIFLLINVILFLLGTFMDMAATILICTPIFLPIAMKAGMDPVQFGMLMLINCALGLNTPPVGTTQFVGCAIGGISVGAVMRTILPFYAALIAALMFVTYVPAFSLWLPRLLMGYKG, encoded by the coding sequence ATGGAACTGATCATTCTCGGCGCCACCTTCTTCGGCTTCCTGATCCTCGGCGTACCGGTCGCCTTCGCGATCGGCCTCTCGGCGATTTGTACCATCCTCTACGAAGGCCTGCCGGTCGCCGTCATCTTCCAGCAGATGATGTCGGGGATGAACATCTTCTCCTTCCTCGCGATACCGTTCTTCGTCTTCAGCGGTGAGCTGATGCTGCATGGCGGCGTCGCCGACAAGATCGTGAAGCTTGCCAAGAACCTCGTCGGACACATCCGCGGTGGGCTCGGCATGTCGAACGTGGTCGCCTGCACGCTCTTCGGCGGCGTATCCGGCTCGCCCGTGGCCGACGTGTCGGCGATGGGAGCGGTGATGATCCCGATGATGAAGAAGGAAGGCTTCGACACCGACTACGCCGTCAACGTCACCACCCACGCCTCGCTGGTCGGAGCGCTGATGCCGACCAGCCACAATATGATCATCTATGCCCTGGCCGCCGGCGGCAAGGTATCGATCGGCGCGCTGATCGCCGCCGGCATCCTGCCGGCGCTCGTGCTGATGGTGTGCATGCTGGTTGCCGCTTATGCTGTCGCGGTGAAGCGAGGCTACCCGGCCGGCAAGTTCCCGGGCTGGGCCGAGGTGTTCCGCTCGCTCGCGGCCGCTCTGCCCGGCCTTCTGATTGTCGGCATCATCCTGGCGGGCATCCTGTCCGGCGTCTTCACTGCGACTGAATCCGCAGCCGTCGCGGTCACCTATACGATCCTGCTGACCTTCTTGATCTACCGCACCATGACCCTGCAGAACTTCCTGCGGGCCGCGGCCAAGGCGGTGAAGACGACGGGCGTGGTGTTGCTGCTGATCGGCGTCTCCACCATGTTCCAGTATCTGATGGGACTCTATGAGGTGGCCGACCTCGCCGGCGACATGATGAACAAGGTGTCCTCGGAACCCTGGATGATCTTCCTGCTCATCAACGTCATCCTGTTTTTGCTCGGCACCTTCATGGACATGGCGGCGACCATCCTGATCTGCACGCCGATCTTCCTGCCGATAGCGATGAAGGCGGGCATGGATCCCGTGCAGTTCGGCATGCTGATGCTGATCAACTGCGCCCTGGGGCTGAACACCCCGCCGGTCGGAACGACGCAGTTCGTGGGCTGCGCCATCGGCGGCATCTCGGTGGGCGCGGTGATGCGCACCATCCTGCCGTTCTACGCCGCCCTGATCGCAGCGCTCATGTTCGTGACCTACGTCCCCGCCTTCTCGCTTTGGCTGCCGCGCCTGCTGATGGGTTACAAGGGATAG
- a CDS encoding SDR family oxidoreductase: protein MTDYRKLFDLTGKTAVVLGAGSGIGKSSAEALAALGARVVCADRTARDAEATATRIRDDGGWAEAASCDAASATDVAALAKTVLQTFPRLDIAVTTPGLNIRKTILDYTEEDLDRVLNLNVKGTVWFFQAFGRIMVEQKGGSIIACSSVRAVTIEPGLGIYGSTKAAIGLLVKGFASEVGHAGVRVNAIAPSIAETALTGPFKQRPDIYDLYARHTVFNRWSSADEVATAVAYLASDAASYVSGSTLFVDGGWTAVDGPPTGLTQLSK from the coding sequence GTGACCGATTATCGCAAGCTCTTCGATCTCACCGGGAAGACCGCGGTGGTGCTCGGCGCCGGATCGGGCATCGGCAAGTCGTCGGCCGAGGCGTTGGCTGCACTCGGCGCGCGCGTCGTTTGCGCCGACCGTACCGCGAGGGACGCCGAAGCAACCGCCACAAGGATCCGCGATGATGGCGGCTGGGCGGAAGCCGCCTCATGTGACGCGGCAAGCGCGACCGACGTTGCCGCGCTCGCAAAGACCGTGCTGCAGACATTCCCGCGGCTCGACATCGCGGTGACGACGCCGGGGCTGAACATCCGCAAGACCATTCTCGATTATACCGAGGAGGACCTCGACCGCGTCCTCAACCTGAACGTCAAGGGCACCGTCTGGTTCTTCCAGGCCTTCGGCCGCATCATGGTCGAGCAGAAAGGCGGCAGCATCATCGCCTGTTCCTCGGTGCGTGCGGTCACCATCGAGCCCGGCCTTGGCATCTATGGATCGACCAAGGCAGCGATCGGTCTCCTGGTGAAGGGCTTTGCCTCCGAGGTCGGGCATGCCGGCGTTCGCGTCAACGCGATTGCGCCGAGCATTGCCGAGACCGCGCTGACCGGCCCGTTCAAGCAGCGTCCCGACATCTATGATCTCTACGCCCGGCACACCGTCTTCAATCGCTGGAGCAGCGCCGACGAGGTCGCGACTGCGGTGGCCTATCTCGCCTCGGATGCGGCGAGCTATGTCAGCGGCAGCACGTTGTTCGTCGATGGCGGCTGGACCGCCGTCGACGGGCCACCGACCGGTCTCACGCAGCTCAGCAAGTAA
- a CDS encoding substrate-binding domain-containing protein, giving the protein MTAIHILSGGAAQGLVAQLAEKFKTQTGFAIEGEYGAVGLMADKLRGGAPADLVILTRALVTRLADEKLVDTTSIADVGVVETALAVRANDPGVTVKTESDLRDALRAADAIFVPDTKTSTAGIHVAKVLDQLGIAGEVASRLKFFPNGAVAMRQLATSDAKRPIGCTQATEIIATKGIVLSGPLPSGHALATMYTAGVTTRAAHVAAARVLIELLAGANQTELRRRVGFAG; this is encoded by the coding sequence GTGACGGCGATCCATATTTTGAGCGGCGGCGCGGCGCAGGGCCTCGTTGCCCAGCTCGCCGAAAAGTTCAAGACTCAGACCGGCTTTGCAATCGAGGGCGAGTACGGCGCCGTCGGCCTGATGGCGGACAAGTTGCGTGGAGGCGCGCCGGCCGATCTCGTCATCCTGACGCGCGCGCTCGTGACCAGGCTTGCCGACGAAAAGCTTGTCGACACCACCTCGATCGCCGACGTCGGCGTGGTCGAGACCGCGCTCGCCGTCCGCGCCAACGACCCCGGGGTCACGGTCAAGACCGAGTCTGATCTGCGGGACGCACTGCGCGCGGCCGATGCGATCTTCGTTCCCGACACCAAGACCTCGACGGCAGGAATTCACGTCGCCAAGGTGTTGGACCAGCTCGGCATCGCCGGCGAGGTTGCGTCTCGCCTCAAATTCTTTCCGAACGGCGCAGTCGCGATGCGGCAGCTTGCAACATCCGATGCCAAACGGCCGATCGGATGCACGCAGGCGACAGAGATCATCGCAACGAAGGGCATTGTGCTGTCCGGCCCGCTGCCTTCGGGCCACGCGCTCGCGACGATGTATACAGCGGGCGTGACGACGCGCGCGGCACATGTCGCCGCGGCGCGCGTCCTGATCGAGCTTCTCGCCGGCGCAAACCAGACGGAGCTGCGCCGGCGCGTGGGCTTTGCAGGTTAA
- a CDS encoding molybdopterin cofactor-binding domain-containing protein yields the protein MSTPPPPPQLSPSLAANPRLSSWVKFTPDGRVAISPGKVEIGQGIVTALAQIAADELDVDIGRIAMIRASTAASPNEGVTSGSLSIQQSGRALRQICAEVRRLFLAAASERLGVDASTLDIDDGTMSGPGNVRTSYWELAGEVSLDRSATAETVAKPAAARSLAGQSVQRIDIPDKVFARPRFIHDTPLANMLHGRVLRPEVSGARLVALDETAARAVAGFIAIVRDGSFAGIVSETEDGAEAALKALRKGATWSAGEPLPDEDNLAAFLRSQPVETRVIDTKTAAAPKQVARRLRRQYTRPYIAHASIAPSCAMAQWERDRVRVWTHSQGVYMLRADLAIVLKLPVESIIVEHMEGAGCYGHNAADDVALDAVLLAKRAGGRPVRVQWSRHDEMSHAPFGAAMTIEIEADLDAHSEIVGWRHAIWSNGHTARPGRAAQPALLAATELATPYPRLISSDPPAANGGGGDRNSVPLYELPAWTIESHRLLTMPIRTSALRTLGAQGNVFAIESMLDEIAAISGEDPVQFRLRHLRDERPKDVIRAVAARAKWKPEQKTGIGYGLGFARYKNTGAYCAAIAEIEGEEDIRVKRLTLAVDVGEAINPDGVINQIEGGAIQATSWVLKERVRFDRTRITSTSWTDYPILTFSEVPVVDVDVIQRPEIAPVGAGEAAHGPVTAAIANAVFDCLGIRVRDLPITRERLIAAMELAS from the coding sequence ATGAGCACACCGCCGCCTCCTCCGCAACTGTCGCCCAGCCTGGCTGCCAATCCAAGGCTGTCGTCCTGGGTGAAGTTCACGCCCGACGGACGCGTGGCGATCTCGCCAGGCAAGGTCGAGATCGGCCAGGGCATCGTCACGGCGCTGGCCCAGATCGCCGCCGACGAGCTCGACGTCGATATCGGCCGGATCGCGATGATACGCGCCTCGACGGCCGCAAGCCCGAACGAAGGCGTCACCTCGGGCAGCCTCTCGATCCAGCAATCCGGCCGCGCGCTTCGCCAGATCTGCGCCGAGGTGCGCCGGCTGTTCCTCGCAGCGGCGTCGGAACGGCTCGGCGTCGATGCATCGACGCTCGACATCGACGACGGCACGATGTCCGGACCGGGCAATGTCCGGACCAGCTATTGGGAGCTTGCCGGCGAGGTCTCGCTCGATCGCAGCGCGACCGCGGAAACGGTCGCGAAGCCGGCCGCCGCGCGCAGCCTGGCCGGGCAATCCGTTCAACGGATCGACATTCCCGACAAGGTGTTCGCGCGGCCGCGCTTCATTCACGACACGCCGCTGGCGAACATGCTGCATGGCCGCGTGCTGCGGCCGGAGGTGTCGGGCGCAAGGCTCGTTGCGCTCGATGAAACCGCCGCGCGCGCGGTTGCCGGGTTCATCGCCATCGTGCGGGACGGCAGCTTCGCAGGTATCGTCAGCGAGACCGAGGACGGGGCCGAGGCCGCGTTGAAAGCATTGCGCAAGGGCGCGACATGGTCGGCGGGCGAGCCGCTGCCGGACGAGGACAATCTGGCTGCGTTCCTCAGGAGCCAGCCGGTCGAGACCAGAGTCATCGACACCAAAACAGCGGCCGCGCCGAAGCAGGTCGCGCGCAGGCTCCGCCGGCAATACACCCGTCCGTATATCGCGCATGCCTCGATCGCACCGTCCTGCGCCATGGCACAATGGGAGCGAGATCGCGTCCGCGTCTGGACACACAGCCAGGGCGTCTACATGCTGCGCGCCGACCTCGCCATCGTGCTGAAGCTGCCGGTCGAAAGCATCATCGTCGAGCACATGGAAGGCGCCGGCTGCTACGGTCACAATGCGGCCGATGACGTCGCGCTCGACGCGGTGCTGCTCGCAAAGCGAGCCGGCGGGCGGCCGGTGCGGGTGCAATGGTCGCGGCACGATGAAATGTCGCATGCGCCGTTCGGTGCGGCGATGACGATCGAGATCGAGGCCGATCTCGATGCGCATAGCGAGATCGTTGGCTGGCGGCACGCGATCTGGAGCAACGGCCACACCGCCCGGCCGGGACGCGCGGCGCAGCCTGCCCTGCTCGCGGCAACCGAGCTCGCAACGCCCTACCCGCGCCTGATCTCGTCCGATCCTCCGGCGGCCAATGGCGGTGGCGGCGACCGCAACTCCGTTCCGCTCTATGAGCTGCCCGCCTGGACGATCGAAAGCCACCGCCTCCTGACCATGCCCATACGCACCTCGGCGCTACGGACGCTTGGCGCGCAGGGCAATGTGTTCGCGATCGAATCCATGCTCGACGAGATCGCGGCCATCAGCGGCGAAGATCCCGTCCAGTTCAGGCTGCGCCATTTGCGAGACGAGCGACCCAAGGATGTGATCCGCGCCGTCGCGGCGCGTGCGAAATGGAAACCGGAACAGAAGACCGGCATCGGCTACGGCCTCGGCTTCGCGCGCTACAAGAACACCGGCGCCTATTGCGCGGCGATCGCAGAAATCGAAGGCGAAGAGGACATCCGTGTCAAACGGCTGACGCTCGCGGTCGACGTGGGCGAGGCCATCAATCCGGATGGGGTGATCAACCAGATCGAGGGCGGCGCGATCCAGGCCACCAGCTGGGTTTTGAAGGAGCGTGTCCGCTTCGACCGCACACGCATCACCTCCACATCCTGGACGGACTATCCGATCCTGACCTTCAGCGAGGTGCCGGTTGTCGACGTCGACGTCATCCAGCGACCAGAGATCGCGCCGGTCGGCGCCGGCGAAGCCGCGCACGGACCGGTGACGGCGGCGATTGCGAATGCAGTGTTCGATTGCCTCGGCATCCGCGTGCGCGACCTGCCGATCACGCGCGAAAGGCTGATCGCAGCAATGGAGCTTGCATCGTGA
- a CDS encoding (2Fe-2S)-binding protein codes for MPTIRFRLNGSDTAIDTDSDQMLLAALRGQLGLTGSHFGCGANECGACYVMVDGHALASCDMPLWSVAGKDVTTVEGLGTPEHPHPLQSAFIAEQAMQCGYCVPGILISAAALLQRKPSPTEAEVREALDRNLCRCGSQNRMVRAVLRAASEMAAP; via the coding sequence ATGCCAACCATTCGATTTCGCCTGAACGGCTCCGACACCGCGATCGACACCGATTCCGATCAGATGCTGCTCGCAGCGCTGCGCGGCCAGCTTGGCCTCACGGGCAGCCATTTCGGTTGCGGCGCCAATGAATGCGGCGCGTGCTACGTCATGGTCGACGGCCACGCGCTCGCCTCCTGCGACATGCCGCTGTGGTCGGTAGCCGGCAAGGACGTCACGACCGTGGAGGGCCTCGGCACGCCCGAACATCCGCACCCGTTGCAGAGCGCCTTCATCGCCGAACAGGCGATGCAATGCGGCTATTGCGTGCCGGGCATTTTGATCAGTGCAGCGGCACTGCTGCAACGCAAGCCGTCGCCGACCGAGGCGGAGGTCAGGGAAGCGCTCGATCGCAACCTCTGCCGCTGCGGCTCGCAGAATCGCATGGTGCGGGCGGTGCTGCGCGCAGCATCGGAAATGGCCGCGCCATGA
- a CDS encoding tripartite tricarboxylate transporter substrate binding protein encodes MTRPGFALALAAGLLTLFSTPRCFAQDYPTHAVRIIVPFGPGGPADVAARLIGNVLQESFGQPFVIENRSGAGGVIGTLEAAKSQADGYTLLMMSNTQTANESLLTPAQRKYDLMRDLAPIAPVNYSDLVIVVHPSVPAKSISEFIALAKSQPGRLNYASSGQGTPYHMAGELFKAMAEIDVVHVPYRNSGEARSGVIGGQVQMMIDAVPAMAPNVAENQVRALATTGKQRSAVLPNVPTAGEAGVPGYEATIWLGLMAPAGTPKPVIDKLNAAVTALVKRPEIVKLWTEQGAVPMTMTPDEFEKFLRGDIVKWADVVKKFDKS; translated from the coding sequence ATGACGCGCCCAGGATTCGCGCTGGCATTGGCCGCCGGGCTGCTCACCCTGTTCTCCACGCCGCGCTGTTTCGCGCAGGATTATCCCACACATGCGGTCCGGATCATCGTCCCCTTCGGCCCCGGGGGTCCCGCCGATGTTGCCGCGCGGCTGATCGGGAACGTCCTCCAAGAGAGCTTCGGCCAGCCCTTCGTGATCGAGAACCGCTCCGGCGCCGGCGGCGTCATCGGCACGCTGGAAGCCGCGAAGTCGCAGGCCGACGGTTACACGCTCTTGATGATGTCCAACACCCAGACCGCGAACGAATCGCTGCTGACACCTGCGCAGCGCAAATACGATCTGATGCGCGACCTCGCGCCGATCGCGCCGGTGAACTATTCCGATCTCGTCATCGTGGTTCACCCTTCCGTGCCGGCGAAGTCGATTTCCGAGTTCATCGCGCTCGCCAAGTCGCAGCCAGGCAGGCTGAACTACGCGTCATCGGGACAGGGCACGCCCTATCACATGGCGGGCGAGTTGTTCAAAGCCATGGCCGAAATCGACGTCGTGCACGTCCCCTATCGCAACAGCGGCGAGGCACGCAGCGGCGTGATCGGCGGACAGGTGCAGATGATGATCGACGCGGTCCCGGCGATGGCACCCAACGTCGCCGAGAATCAGGTTCGCGCGCTCGCAACCACCGGCAAGCAGCGCTCCGCGGTGTTGCCCAACGTTCCGACCGCAGGCGAAGCCGGCGTACCAGGCTATGAGGCAACCATCTGGCTCGGCCTGATGGCACCGGCGGGCACGCCGAAACCGGTCATCGACAAGCTCAACGCAGCCGTCACGGCACTGGTGAAGCGGCCCGAGATCGTCAAACTATGGACGGAACAGGGCGCGGTGCCGATGACGATGACGCCGGATGAGTTCGAAAAATTCCTGCGCGGCGACATCGTGAAATGGGCCGATGTCGTCAAGAAGTTCGACAAGTCCTGA